The Perca flavescens isolate YP-PL-M2 chromosome 8, PFLA_1.0, whole genome shotgun sequence DNA window CCAATTCTTTGAGGGGTACAGTTGAAACGGGTgacatgcctattttcacaaataagaggaaagttttattttgattccaTGGTTGTTTGCAGTTTTACCGGGCGTAAAACAAAGCCAAgactagagcgccgcttactgtgctccacggctgcaacacaacaagcacctggctgcgacggaaaccaaaacttgcgcatcttaaatttggaaccaatgatcggatttgaaaccaaatcctccaaatgattccaataaagaaatgattccaatggaatcgtaatttttggaacgattccaagtaggaatcggttctcgatgcccaatcctattGCTATACTTATGCAATGTAAAGATGATAATTGTAGGTAATtgcagtatatatacacacacctctGCGCAGCTCACATAATTGAGATTGCTTCAAGCTGTTACATTAAGTCCAACGGTACAAATTCAGTAGATGCtactgtatttcattttattcttttttttacccactGCAACATGTTTCTTGTAAGAGCAGGTTGCGATTGCCATCAAATGCTGCTTTTACCTTTGAAGATCCAGAGCTGTGAGGAGACTCCTCCATAGAGCTGCTGGGAGTGTGGCTCGTCAGCACACTGGTCTTATCTATGGAGAAAGTCTCATTACAGATGGAAATGGAAAGAACAGGAAGAAAACATGCAGATGATTCTGCTCAGATaactactgtaaataaaaaggtCTGACTGAGGGGAAACAACTATAAAAAGAGGTTGATTTAAAGAATACATGCGGGCGATCACAGCAGTCTTTTATCTTATTTTGCTCTGTATTAATATAAACTCTGGGGGAGCATCCTAGTGGTCTGTGACGGGGAATAATTACTTTCTACTGTAAGACATCAAACAATTACTCTTGTCATTGTGCACAATTGTGAAGCCAAGGCCTTATGAGGCAGCTGAACAGTATatatcactgttttttttaatactccCTGGTGGGGATCCTCCCACACAATAGTGGTTGAGGAGTTCAGCTGTGCCTAAATTGAAATATTGTCCTCTACTGGCTCCAAtgtgtctggaaaaaaaaacaaatatgttgtttgtttttactgaaGGAATCTCCCACAATGATTAAGAGTGAGCCAAGGTAAAACCTCCATCTTAATTTAAGTCTCAGCGGGGACTATGCAGACCCCAGGTGGAGCTCTCTCGGGGACCCACAAAGACTCCAAAAAGGCTGGATAATCAGATACTGTAGTTTGGaccatacagacatacataaaacaaatgagttaatacaatattttgtttatgtgtaaaGGTAAAAGTGTTATAGCTGTTCCGAATAGCCAGACTTGAAGGGGCAAAAAAGCCTGCCATGGTAAAGAGTAGAGCTGGGTATTGTCAATAATTTCCCAAATCGATTCtgattcacaaggtcccgatttgattacatttccgattcgattcaatatcaattAGGTTGGGGGAATATCAGTTATAATACCAATTTTCCTTGGATATAAAACAGAATCCCAGAGAACTAATGCTGTAAATTATTCAAGCAAGAAGCAATCCATATTTTTTACTTATATCTTATATTTTTTACGATATCtgatcactcaaacaaagatcgATTTAAATTGGAGAATCCATTATTTTAACCCAATCCTAGTACAGAGGGGCTTGATGTTCAAATTGTTCAAATGGGGATAACAGTGGACACATTTAGACAAAAATTGTTGGACGTAGCCACCCTAATTATGATGTTGGAAATATGTGGGGGGGAGGTGGTTCTAAATGCTAAATGTCTTGGGAAAAGGTGTGAGTCCAGCACACATCCACATGTTTGGTTCCAGAGGCCCAACTGTATCTACTATAGTTTGAAACACTCTCTAGGTGACATTCCACATTGTAACAGACAATTTTTGTGAATGGAGTTCAGTCCACCAAGGCCCCAAAGGCCTTCAACTGCTCCCCTACTGCCAGTTCACCAGAACATTACACCAAGCCTTGCAGGTGTTGGGCCCATAGTCATCATTGACCAAGTTTTTGTAAAAAGACATTGCACACAGCTTCTGTGTGCATGACAAAGCTTAGCATACATACCCAATCACTAAAACTCTATTTGTGTGTACTTTGCTGTGCTGGTCTAATTGTTATCCCACATGGCAGTGGAGCTGGGAGGTACAACTGTTTTCTCACAGTTTTATTGCATCTTCAAAGAGTGGCACGAGACGGAGCTAAGCTTTCAACGCATTAATATGTTTGTGTCTTAAAAATCAAAGCCCTGAAGAAATTACTGTCCACACTGCTTTGTCTAAGACTAATAATATTGCTTATGTCAGATCACTTTAAACTagatttttgtaaaatgtgaatCCATAAATGTTTGAGCTCAACATTGCTAAGACTTTACTTGAAATAAATTAACTTAAAGTTCTAAAGCCTGTAGAAGTCACAAAAGAAAGCATGTAAAATGAAAGACCCAAAGTGATTTTGAAGGCATCATTAAGCCAGTGCATGAACTGCTTTCTCACTGAAGAAAAGGTCAGGTTCTGAATCTAAAGCCAAAACCCCAATAAACCAAGGGTATCCTTTTCCCCAGTCTCAAAAAAGTGTGTGTCGTGTTAGTGTAATTAACATTTTAACGTGTTTCAGCACACCCTGACCCTTCACATTACACACCACCTCTGAAAACAGATGCTTCACCTGGAATGGCTTAATACCTTTAGACATTATAATTATACGTATGCCCCTGTGAAATGGGAAAATGGCctcttttgttgtcattacagaGGGTATAACAGCTGCAGGGACAAAAAACGTACTAAtgtgtctgccctatttctgataccgtggcggcagaaatgttgccgcggcaaaatcaacatagaggaaacactgctagATATGGGTGAATTCACAACTCCACTGTTGCACTCCTATTATATGTGCTCCTTCAGGTTTTGCAGGCTGTGGCCAATCACAGGCAGTTCAGAGTGGTGCAGTGTTATTGGATGTCATACAATCCACAGCAGGTCAGACAGCAAAGTCCGTCACTCCTAgttttttgcaaaatgtttaaaaaaagaaaaaggtataagacagaggaggagagtgtTTTCTCTGCCTATGCTATTATGCCACAGTTTCATTATTGATATTCATAAGAAGTGTGGATACATGTATGACACAAACATGCTTCATGAGAAAGCTAATGGACTCAacaaaaaattgtattttcatAAAATAGGTCAGTGCCATACATGATTAATAAAGCCTGCTACAACTCTTCCTGTTTGTCTGGTATCACTTTCTTTCATTCCTTTTAAAAGTTAGATCGTAACTGAGGCTTTTTCAAATCTATAAACTTTAGCTGTACGAAATCCACGGAATACTTAATACTTACGCCTTTGCTGCGTCTGCTGGTAGCTGAAGCCTTTCTCCCTGTCGGGGGAGAAGCTCTTGTTGCTGGTGTTTGATCCAGAGCGGGAAGGTACAAGTGGCTGGGTGTCCCTTCTTCCGGGAGAGCGATCCCGTTTTACTACAGATAGAGAGCTCCTGTAGTCACCGTGGTCTTCTCTACGAAAATAAGCAACAATCAACAAATTCAGGAGTCCTGAGTGCTTTAGATGACAATGTCTATACACGTATGTATCCATTCGTGTGTTGATATGACAGCTTGAGGAAGGAATACAATTTTCAAAGTGTCCTGTACTTAAAATAAGGGATATAATACTGACTATTAATTAATATTACTttcttaaaatgtaattattgaaTATCTGCAGAGATGTTTGGCATTAATTCTTCTGAGGGAGCTTCACCTGAAAAATTGACTGATTGTtaataaatgctttttttttctttaaatgtgcaCATTGAGTGAGATATAGTGTGTTTGAATGTCaattaatacaataataataataataataataataataaaatgccCTTTAATAATTTTGATTGGAAGCTCCCTTCTTGGCAGTTTGATATATTTATACTAGAAAATCATGCGGGGGCAGTGACTCTGCTTTTCTGTCTGGCACTGACCTTAAAGGAGGGCCTGACCCTCGACCTCTGCTGCGGAAATAGGAACTACCTCGGCCACTGTtcctaaaaaacataaaagaaatacagattCAGACAAATCAATCACTGGCAAAGCTGCTCTGCAACCTGGCAATAACTGATGGGTAAAGAAAGGTCCAGGAAAAATATGATTAAAGTGTGAATTCAATGTGATCAAGGTTTAAGAAGAAAAAGTATTCATCAGTGAACGCCTTAAGATGGGTAATGGAAACAGAATAAATAGAAGACAAAACCACAAAGACTTAAATTTAATCTCGGTGGGGCACTGATCAATTTGTGGAATTGAGGCAATCTTCCACTTTGGCACATGCAACTGTTGGCAGACAGCTGGACCAATTTTGGTCTTCCTTTAGTCCTATCTGTCTGAAATTGTAGGCAGAGCCATGATTAAGCCTAAATATGGAGGTGAAGTCACAAAGCACTGTCACCAAACTTTTTATTCAACCATGCAATGTAAAATGCATGTACCTAACGTGTGATAGGCCTAACACAAGAACTGAGAAGCGTTTAGTGCACCTACATCTTTTATGATTTTCCAGGCTCAAAGCTTGTGTCCAAACAACAACCTTAAGGTCCAGAAGTATAAATGACCCAAAGGCACCTGGTTGTCATGGCCTCTGTCTGAACTCAAGCCACATCTCAAACAGAGAGCAGGTCTAACAAGGCTTCAAACTTTTACGACTCATGGTCTGTTTGAAGTAGCCAAGACCCAGCCTGCATTCTGCCAAACACTGAATTGCCATCCATGCAGTACAAAACTAACATCAAAAGGCtacgaaaaaagaaaaaaaagttttgttctttattttggaaaaaaaaattctttagaGTAAATTAAGCATTTATCAGACAGACCTTCATTCAGAAATTACACATATTGAAAAGGCCATACCTTATTTTTGAATAAAGTAAACTCTTCATACTGACAATCAATTCATGAAGCTAAAAATAACTGTGGGTCCcaagagacaaaacaaacacCTGATGATAATATTTGCATTTGTATTccttttgcttttcttttttttcctaaaccaaaaACACTGCTATTATACTGTTCTGATTAAACAATGGAGCAGTATTACATGGGTGCCACTAAAGAATGGTTTAGGTTTGTGACAGTTCTTCaagtctgtcttaaaacaatagTCACGTTTAAAGTCACATATTTTGGTTGTtgtaatcattcctcctgttcatACTGGCTATCAAAATATCTATTTATAATGTGTTTCCCATGTATGTGATGGAGGTTCAAATCCTCAGTCCTAGtctgtgtaaaaacaaaataataataataaaataaaaaataaaaacattaaacagACAGATTTTAGGGTAATTTGGAACTTGAATATATCTCACATaaatttaattgaaattgaatgCAGAAAGGACCAAAAGAGACACAAGAGATACGCTGCTCAGAATATCTGAGAAGTGTGTGGGTGTTGGACTGAAGAGGGAGTGGTCCAGCTGTTTTTCCTCTCAGGGTGGGGtaaggggtgggggtggggttgtTTGGCTGAGTGAGTAGACACTAGTGCCCTTTGTCCCCCTCTCTAGCCTGGTATGACTCCTGGAAAGGGGAGCCTGGGCCCGTAAACTGTTGGTATGTTGAAGTGGCCGGGGCGAGAAGAGTGTCTGTTGATGTAGAAGTTATAGCTGCTGGACTTGTGGGGTTAAGCTCTTCTGATTATCTCAAGAGCAGTGTGGGCACAGATAATTGAATTATGCTTCCTAAATATACTTTACAAAGCTATACTTTTCTAGCAAGACATTTGCCAAAGCAACACTTTGTAATAATAGATGTTATACTATTTACTATTAGGTGGACTGTAAgagtaaataattaaaaaggaCCCATATTTTCTCAATGATATTACATAAAAGAAAGTCACACCACATTGGTCATTTAATATCTATCAAGCTAATGATGTTCACCTTTTAAAAGACAGAACTCTGCCTCCACCCTGTGGGCAGTATGATGCATTACACAACTAATTCAGTGAAGCAATTGACAATCTGACATAACCAGGATGTGACAAACAAACAGTAGTTAGTCGAAGAATCAATATTAATTACCTTGAACCTAACTGATGCCTCAAATCATCTCTGCCATAAGACTGTTGGGAGTGCGGGCCCTcctgaaaacaaaataacaaatacaacaatCATAAAGGTTCCCTGTGGAGATTTTGACCTCTAGAAGCTTATGGAGGGGTTATCTATGAATGGatccttgtttttgtttatcttgTGTATGTCCATGAGGATGCAAATGCATTTTAGCACACGAGTGACGTGGTACACATTCCTGCCAGTGGTTTTACACTATTCCACTGATCAACAAGTGGCGAAAGTGCACAAAAAATATGCTGCAATGCCAGCAAAGACAGCGAAGAAGTTTCCTTGTAGACATGGATGTGAACAATGTACAAAGTGTTTTATGACGATGGAAATGCAATCAACACATTTGTTAGACCTCAAGGATAAACACTATATTTTGGTGACTAATATTGAATGTCAACATAactttgtttacaagaaaacacAACAGGGAACTTTTAATTGGAAAATTCTGCAAATTGATGATTGATGATGTTGTTGGGAACTACAAAAAGGCCTACAAGAACCCAATTAAAGTAATGTAACCTGGCATTCTGTTCTTAACTTTCTGACACTTTAAATTGGAGTCATACACATTGGTATGCCATTTCTTAATGTTTCTATTTAATCAgctaaaaatgattaaaaaaaacaacacttaaaCAGACACTTTACTATGGCTTGTTTTACAACCTGTAACACAAAACAGATGTTAGTTTGTTTATAAATATGGCATACCAAGCGTGTCTTACATTTCGTGGGGGTGATGCATTTCTGTGAAAATTGCCATCAAAGTACTGGCGATCATTGGGTGGGTAACTGCCTTCACCGGGACATTCTCTTGCTTCCGGGTAATTTCGAGGACCACCATACCACTGGTCATCACCAAAACCTCTGTCAAATTCCACAAGTGGCCGAGGCATGGGGCTCCTCTTTTCAACAATATTGACAACTCGATGGACCTTCACCTGAAACAacacaatattacattttacatAATATAGCTACTCTTtacacaaattacatttgtagaCAGAATGTTTGAAagtataataatttaatttataatttatactgtttattgatccccagtggggaaattacaattataTCCCCATTTTAAACCATACATTTACCTAGTCCTATGATGACAACTGACATCGCAATGTCCAAAAGTATGCTATGATCAGCATTCCCACACATTTTCATAGGTAAAATTTCAAAACCTTTCCATGAATTTTCAAAGGACCCATAATAAAATTTAAATGACCATTCACAATGTATAGCCCAAACAGAACTGTATAGTATACTTTACTCCAAATGTTAATTATTGTataaaaataaacctttatcAATCTCAAACTGTTGGTTATGTTCATATTTTTAATGCATTGCATTATAAACTCATTTCTGGATGCACGTCTGAAAAACACTGGGACAACAAGTATGTAGCTTACATACTACATAATATTTCAAGACTCTCTAACTCTCTAATACAAATTGTCTCATCATTAGAGAGCCATGAAATATTAAATGTACACTTGCCCGGCGTCATTCAAGATCAGATTGAAACTctaaaaaaaacgctctgggttgtttgcatttctttaaaccaatcacaatcgtcttgggcacaAAActaaattccatgacttttccaaaactttcaaGGATTTTACTAACTCTGTTACTTTTTCAGGCCtcaaaaattagattttttaaatTCCATGACTTTCCCAGGTTTTCCATGACCATGGGAACCCTGTGTGATGTAACGAGTAATTTGTCTGTAAGACCTTGATTATTTAATGCTGCCCTACTCAAATAAATATCTCCTATGACCTGGTCTGCGCAATCTAAAAGCTCAATTAATAGCATGGTTTGTAGAGTTGTAGAGCACACATAATCATTTTTAAACAT harbors:
- the LOC114560423 gene encoding periphilin-1 produces the protein MAYRRGRKSIREEYEERFTAMDSREVKVHRVVNIVEKRSPMPRPLVEFDRGFGDDQWYGGPRNYPEARECPGEGSYPPNDRQYFDGNFHRNASPPRNEGPHSQQSYGRDDLRHQLGSRNSGRGSSYFRSRGRGSGPPLREDHGDYRSSLSVVKRDRSPGRRDTQPLVPSRSGSNTSNKSFSPDREKGFSYQQTQQRHKTSVLTSHTPSSSMEESPHSSGSSKEKSPAFVAETEEVVAASMEPKLTPEEDLKARRLEAIKAKALEIEKHYRLDCETFRTVVKMLVTKEPSLDNLLQAPLDENLLEIKQRCLDSLRHFVKELDEVLEQPDTSA